A region of Thermococcus argininiproducens DNA encodes the following proteins:
- the trm5b gene encoding tRNA (guanine(37)-N1)-methyltransferase Trm5b, translating into MLGVKVPKKEAEKIRKHLLELNVLNNNFKIKHQDEFVIFPIKKRVEGFEIIEITFEKAMKRPHSYREVVKIPSEVYPLLPSSFDIIGDIAIIELPEELIPYGKNIGEAILTVHKHIKAVFAKGSKIVGEYRVRELIHLAGENRTESIHRENGIRLKLDVAKVYFSPRLATERMRIFKKTQDGEIVFDMFAGVGPYSILLAKKAKLVFACDLNPWAIKYLEENKKLNKVENVIPILGDVRKVAGQIKADRVIMNLPKFAHQFLKEAMNSVKSGGVIHYYGFSHEKNLFKEHEKKIKEIAKELGREVKTIDQRKIRPYAPYQFNIAIDFIVF; encoded by the coding sequence ATGTTAGGGGTAAAAGTTCCAAAAAAAGAGGCAGAAAAAATAAGAAAACATCTTTTAGAGCTTAATGTGCTCAACAATAACTTTAAAATTAAACATCAAGACGAGTTTGTAATCTTCCCCATAAAGAAGAGAGTAGAAGGGTTTGAAATAATTGAGATTACTTTTGAAAAAGCCATGAAACGACCACACAGCTACCGAGAAGTTGTGAAGATACCTTCAGAAGTTTATCCCCTCCTCCCATCTTCATTCGATATAATAGGCGACATAGCCATAATAGAGCTTCCTGAAGAGCTTATACCCTATGGAAAAAACATTGGAGAAGCAATATTAACGGTTCACAAACATATAAAAGCCGTGTTTGCAAAAGGTAGTAAAATTGTAGGAGAATACAGAGTTAGAGAACTCATCCATCTTGCCGGAGAGAACAGAACTGAAAGTATACACCGAGAAAATGGAATACGGCTAAAACTCGATGTTGCCAAGGTTTACTTTTCCCCAAGACTTGCAACAGAGAGAATGAGGATATTCAAAAAGACCCAAGATGGAGAAATAGTTTTTGATATGTTTGCTGGAGTTGGGCCGTACTCGATACTTCTTGCCAAAAAAGCAAAACTCGTTTTTGCATGTGATCTCAACCCATGGGCAATTAAATATCTCGAAGAAAACAAAAAGCTGAACAAAGTTGAAAACGTTATCCCCATACTTGGAGATGTGAGGAAAGTTGCAGGCCAGATAAAAGCAGATCGTGTAATAATGAATCTCCCCAAATTTGCCCATCAATTCTTAAAAGAAGCCATGAACAGTGTCAAAAGCGGTGGAGTTATTCATTATTATGGCTTTTCTCATGAAAAAAACCTCTTTAAAGAACATGAAAAGAAAATAAAAGAGATTGCAAAAGAACTTGGAAGAGAAGTCAAAACAATAGATCAAAGAAAGATTAGACCCTATGCACCTTATCAGTTTAACATCGCAATAGATTTTATAGTATTTTAA
- a CDS encoding nucleotidyltransferase domain-containing protein yields MRIPNQSLRKSEVLNCIRSRIEKDKRLKGEIYSLIIYGSFVRGDFVKEVSDVDFFVVIRDNEDILTDLRSILEECIKSLNPVEVDLAWEFLGNLHDPLNKGVPFKFLTIYQKDFLENHIVVYGDEIAQLLPKYRFEELIEWRAKRLLKLAERHNENLKMLHITAGEAVRLLALINGAESLKKGDVLKILQSLGDKEALSIYEAYINGRSMPFSGPFLKGFIISRCEKMLKTIRASNKRFKIL; encoded by the coding sequence TTGCGGATCCCAAACCAAAGCTTAAGGAAAAGTGAGGTACTCAATTGCATAAGGAGTAGAATCGAAAAGGACAAGAGACTTAAAGGCGAGATCTATTCCTTAATCATATATGGTTCCTTTGTAAGAGGAGATTTTGTGAAAGAGGTAAGTGATGTTGATTTTTTTGTAGTTATCAGGGATAATGAGGACATTTTGACTGATCTAAGGTCGATTTTAGAGGAATGTATAAAATCCTTAAATCCAGTTGAAGTTGACCTTGCGTGGGAGTTTTTGGGAAATCTACATGATCCGCTTAACAAGGGAGTACCCTTTAAATTTTTAACAATTTATCAAAAAGACTTCCTAGAGAACCACATAGTTGTTTATGGGGATGAGATAGCCCAGCTACTTCCAAAATATAGATTTGAAGAGCTTATTGAGTGGAGAGCAAAAAGACTTCTCAAACTAGCAGAGAGACATAATGAAAACCTAAAGATGCTTCATATAACTGCAGGTGAAGCAGTTAGGCTACTTGCCTTAATCAATGGTGCGGAGAGCTTAAAGAAAGGTGATGTATTAAAGATCCTACAGAGTCTTGGGGATAAGGAAGCACTTTCCATTTATGAGGCGTACATTAATGGCAGGAGCATGCCCTTTAGTGGCCCTTTTCTGAAAGGATTCATCATTTCAAGATGTGAAAAGATGCTAAAAACTATTAGAGCTTCAAATAAAAGGTTTAAAATACTATAA
- a CDS encoding DUF192 domain-containing protein produces MLINKTKNQVWNGRVKVADTFFKRFKGLMLTPNIDHALLFILPSENRIRASIHMFFMLQSIDVIFLDSSRRVVDLKRAKPWRVYVPKEGAKYIIETPVGVINVLNAEIGDEIDWKIEEDMQAIPSPVGALNKINVKTSNGVISLADPKPKLKEK; encoded by the coding sequence ATGCTGATAAACAAAACTAAGAACCAAGTATGGAATGGAAGAGTAAAAGTTGCAGATACATTTTTCAAGCGATTTAAGGGGTTAATGCTAACTCCAAATATTGATCATGCCCTTCTTTTTATTCTACCTTCTGAGAACAGGATAAGAGCCTCTATACACATGTTCTTCATGCTTCAGAGCATAGATGTGATATTTCTTGATTCTTCCAGAAGAGTCGTAGATCTCAAGCGAGCAAAGCCTTGGAGAGTGTATGTACCAAAGGAAGGAGCAAAATACATTATTGAAACTCCCGTGGGGGTTATAAACGTATTGAATGCTGAAATAGGAGATGAAATAGACTGGAAAATTGAGGAGGACATGCAAGCCATACCTTCACCAGTAGGAGCGCTTAACAAGATAAACGTAAAAACCTCAAATGGTGTGATCAGCCTTGCGGATCCCAAACCAAAGCTTAAGGAAAAGTGA
- a CDS encoding 2-oxoacid:ferredoxin oxidoreductase subunit gamma, which yields MRKEVLIGGFGGQGVILASVILGRAAAVYEGLYAVQTQAYGPESRGGASRAEVVISDEPVDYPKALNPEYALLLSQQAYEKYLPVVKEGGIVIVEKDLVPNRNEELERKFKVYALPLTEIAEETTGLSLTMNILTLGFLVKLTGIVSDEAIEKAVLDSIPKGTEHLNLRALKKGFELGEKALNGEL from the coding sequence ATGAGAAAAGAAGTTCTCATAGGTGGCTTTGGTGGTCAGGGGGTTATCTTGGCGAGTGTCATTCTTGGAAGGGCTGCAGCGGTATATGAAGGTCTTTATGCAGTTCAAACTCAGGCATACGGTCCAGAATCTAGAGGAGGGGCAAGCAGAGCGGAAGTGGTTATAAGTGATGAACCTGTAGATTACCCAAAGGCATTAAATCCAGAGTATGCACTCCTTCTCTCCCAACAAGCATATGAAAAGTACCTTCCCGTTGTTAAAGAAGGTGGTATAGTCATAGTGGAGAAAGACCTCGTTCCAAACAGAAATGAAGAACTCGAGAGAAAATTCAAAGTTTATGCGCTTCCCTTAACTGAAATAGCTGAAGAAACTACTGGTCTCAGTTTGACAATGAATATTCTTACTCTCGGGTTTTTGGTGAAATTAACTGGCATAGTGAGTGATGAAGCAATAGAAAAAGCTGTGCTTGACTCAATTCCTAAGGGTACAGAGCACCTTAATCTAAGGGCTTTAAAGAAGGGTTTTGAGCTCGGGGAAAAAGCTCTTAATGGGGAACTTTAA
- a CDS encoding 2-oxoacid:ferredoxin oxidoreductase subunit beta, whose translation MYLKSSYEIRDKYLRKDMLPTIFCPGCGIGAVLQYTLRAIDDLGLNQDEIVWVSGIGCSSRVPGYVNFDGLHTTHGRALAFATGIKMANPKLKVIAFMGDGDAAAIGGNHLIHAIRRNLDITVILINNFTYGMTGGQVAPTTPKGLRGTTAPYGSFENPFDIAELAVAAGANYVARWSVFNYIQGINSIKKALQKKGFTLVEFLSQCPISFGRRNRLKTGTELIKWYQQITVPISKAKNMTPEELEGKVVIGEFIDRDRPSLVEEYEAYKKRARKMMGWEE comes from the coding sequence ATGTATCTAAAGTCAAGTTACGAGATTAGGGATAAGTACCTTAGAAAAGATATGCTTCCAACAATTTTTTGTCCTGGTTGTGGTATAGGGGCTGTTTTGCAGTATACTCTTAGGGCTATCGATGATCTTGGATTGAATCAGGATGAGATTGTGTGGGTAAGTGGAATAGGATGTTCATCAAGAGTTCCAGGTTATGTTAACTTTGATGGTTTGCATACAACTCATGGGAGAGCATTAGCTTTCGCAACAGGAATAAAAATGGCCAACCCCAAGCTTAAGGTAATCGCCTTTATGGGGGATGGAGATGCAGCAGCAATAGGTGGTAACCATCTAATTCACGCTATAAGGAGAAATCTTGATATTACAGTGATTCTAATCAATAACTTTACATACGGTATGACAGGGGGGCAGGTGGCTCCAACAACACCAAAAGGGCTTAGGGGGACTACAGCACCTTATGGAAGCTTTGAGAACCCATTTGACATAGCCGAGCTTGCTGTAGCTGCTGGAGCCAACTATGTTGCAAGGTGGAGTGTCTTTAACTACATCCAGGGTATAAACAGTATAAAGAAAGCCCTTCAGAAAAAAGGCTTTACTTTGGTTGAGTTCCTCTCACAGTGTCCGATAAGCTTTGGACGAAGGAACAGATTGAAGACAGGTACAGAGCTGATAAAATGGTACCAACAAATAACAGTGCCTATCAGTAAAGCAAAGAACATGACTCCAGAAGAACTTGAAGGCAAGGTTGTAATTGGAGAATTTATTGATAGAGATAGACCAAGTCTGGTAGAAGAGTACGAGGCATACAAAAAGAGGGCAAGAAAAATGATGGGGTGGGAAGAATGA
- a CDS encoding 2-oxoacid:acceptor oxidoreductase subunit alpha: MRYPFPVGAADFIQGDEAISRAAILAGCRFFAGYPITPASEIFEAMSLYMPLVDGVSIQMEDEIASIAAVIGASWAGAKSMTATSGPGFSLMMENLGYAIMTETPLVLVNVQRSGPSTGQPTLAAQGDIMQAIWGTHGDHSVIVLTPATVQEAFDMTIKAFNLAEKYRTPVILLTDAEVGHMRERVYAPTPDELELIYRKLPANEEESKYPFGDIHGDLVPPMPIFGKGHRTYVTGLTHDERGRPKTVESEIHEKLIKRIVEKIEKNKKDIIDYNVYELEDAEIAIVSFGIVARSAMRAVKELRKRGVKAGLLKLNVLWPFDFDLIENIAKKVEKIYVAEMNLGQLYHMVKEGSNGKAPVELIPKIGGEIHTPQEIIERIEDDLR; encoded by the coding sequence ATGAGATATCCATTTCCAGTAGGTGCTGCAGACTTTATCCAAGGTGATGAAGCAATATCAAGAGCGGCAATTCTAGCGGGTTGTAGATTTTTTGCTGGTTATCCGATAACGCCAGCTAGTGAAATTTTTGAAGCCATGTCACTTTATATGCCACTTGTTGATGGAGTTAGTATTCAGATGGAGGATGAGATAGCGAGTATAGCGGCGGTTATAGGGGCCTCTTGGGCTGGTGCGAAATCAATGACCGCTACCTCTGGTCCTGGGTTCAGTTTAATGATGGAAAATCTGGGTTATGCTATAATGACTGAGACTCCCTTGGTTTTAGTAAATGTCCAAAGAAGCGGCCCATCAACAGGACAACCCACACTTGCCGCTCAAGGGGATATTATGCAAGCAATATGGGGAACTCATGGGGATCACAGTGTAATAGTGTTAACTCCTGCAACAGTTCAAGAAGCATTTGACATGACAATAAAAGCGTTCAATTTAGCTGAAAAATACAGAACACCAGTGATACTCTTAACTGATGCCGAAGTTGGACATATGAGGGAGAGGGTTTATGCTCCAACTCCTGATGAGCTTGAACTTATTTATAGGAAGCTTCCAGCTAATGAAGAAGAGTCTAAGTATCCTTTTGGAGATATTCATGGAGACTTAGTTCCCCCAATGCCGATTTTTGGGAAGGGACACCGAACATATGTCACTGGACTAACGCATGATGAGAGAGGAAGGCCCAAGACGGTGGAAAGTGAGATTCATGAGAAGTTAATAAAGCGCATAGTTGAGAAAATAGAGAAAAACAAAAAGGACATAATTGATTACAATGTGTACGAACTTGAAGATGCTGAAATTGCTATTGTGAGCTTTGGAATTGTTGCGAGATCTGCAATGAGAGCAGTTAAGGAATTGCGCAAGAGGGGAGTTAAAGCAGGACTTCTTAAATTAAATGTTCTATGGCCGTTTGATTTTGATCTCATAGAAAATATAGCGAAAAAAGTTGAGAAGATCTATGTAGCAGAAATGAACCTTGGCCAGCTTTATCACATGGTTAAGGAAGGTTCCAACGGAAAAGCTCCTGTAGAATTGATTCCTAAGATCGGTGGCGAAATTCATACTCCTCAAGAGATAATAGAGAGAATTGAAGATGATTTGAGGTGA
- a CDS encoding 2-oxoacid:ferredoxin oxidoreductase subunit gamma, which produces MQIRIAGFGGQGVILAGVILGEAAAIEGLNVIQTQDYGSQSRGGHSIADLIISEEPIYDLMVTKADVLLALAQLGYNSTKSSLKEDGLLIVDTELVRPDRDYIGAPFTRIAEERTGLALTVNMVALGYLVAKTNVVKKENVEEAIKRRVPRGTEEINLKAFRIGYEEGLK; this is translated from the coding sequence ATGCAGATTAGAATAGCTGGATTCGGTGGACAGGGCGTAATACTAGCAGGGGTTATTCTAGGAGAAGCTGCTGCCATAGAAGGCCTTAATGTTATCCAAACTCAGGATTATGGCTCCCAAAGCAGAGGAGGCCACTCTATAGCAGATCTCATAATCTCAGAAGAGCCCATTTATGATTTAATGGTAACCAAAGCAGATGTTTTACTTGCACTTGCTCAACTTGGTTATAATTCAACAAAAAGCTCACTTAAAGAGGATGGCCTTTTAATAGTTGACACGGAGCTAGTACGTCCTGATAGAGATTATATAGGTGCTCCATTTACTAGGATTGCAGAAGAGCGTACTGGTTTAGCACTAACTGTTAATATGGTGGCATTGGGGTATTTAGTTGCAAAGACAAATGTTGTTAAAAAGGAAAACGTTGAAGAAGCGATAAAAAGGCGGGTTCCAAGAGGAACTGAAGAAATTAACCTAAAAGCTTTTAGGATAGGTTATGAGGAGGGATTAAAATGA
- a CDS encoding 2-oxoacid:ferredoxin oxidoreductase subunit beta, with protein MAKEIYTKYKMAKYLRKEALPTALCPGCGGGTVLNAFANAIDQLRIDPRDLVVVSGIGCSAWIASPYFLADTLHTTHGRAIAYATGVKVGLPDKKVVVISGDGDLAGIGGNHLLHAARRNIDITVILVNNFIYGMTGGQVAPTTPFGAVTTTTPYRNVEHPLNIAETVASAGASYVARWTTFHVYQLIESIKKALTVKGFSLVEAISQCPVQFGRRNRMKTPAEMLRWFQKNSVPISKAKTLSPEELKGKIIVGELVNREKPEFTEELNFLIEEVAKQYGLGDKNAD; from the coding sequence ATGGCAAAAGAGATTTATACTAAATATAAAATGGCAAAATACCTCCGAAAGGAAGCTCTTCCTACGGCTCTCTGTCCTGGCTGTGGGGGAGGCACCGTACTAAACGCTTTCGCAAATGCAATTGATCAACTTAGAATTGATCCGCGGGATTTAGTTGTTGTGAGTGGAATAGGATGCTCCGCATGGATAGCTTCTCCCTACTTTCTAGCTGATACATTACATACAACTCACGGAAGAGCAATAGCATATGCAACAGGAGTTAAGGTTGGTTTACCGGATAAAAAAGTGGTTGTTATAAGTGGTGATGGTGATTTGGCAGGTATTGGAGGAAATCACCTTCTTCATGCTGCTAGAAGAAACATTGACATAACAGTGATCTTAGTCAATAATTTTATTTATGGTATGACAGGGGGTCAGGTGGCTCCAACAACACCCTTTGGGGCTGTTACAACTACAACCCCATATAGGAACGTTGAGCATCCATTAAACATAGCAGAAACTGTGGCCTCTGCGGGAGCGTCTTACGTAGCGAGATGGACAACTTTTCATGTCTACCAATTAATTGAGAGTATAAAAAAGGCCCTAACTGTAAAAGGTTTCTCCCTTGTGGAGGCAATTTCACAATGTCCAGTTCAATTTGGAAGAAGAAATAGGATGAAAACACCAGCTGAGATGCTTAGGTGGTTCCAGAAGAATAGTGTTCCAATAAGTAAAGCTAAGACACTTTCTCCAGAGGAACTTAAAGGAAAGATCATAGTGGGAGAACTTGTGAATAGAGAAAAACCTGAGTTTACAGAAGAACTTAACTTCCTTATCGAAGAAGTGGCTAAGCAGTATGGGTTGGGTGATAAAAATGCAGATTAG
- a CDS encoding 2-oxoacid:acceptor oxidoreductase subunit alpha yields MIFRGDEPEQIGLLKKLYPKGNYFMQGDEAIAYGALFAGCRFYAGYPITPASEIAETMARELPKVRGYYIQMEDEIASIAAVIGASWTGFKSMTATSGPGFSLMQENLGYAVFTETPLVLVDVQRSGPSTGQATKGAQGDFFQARWGTHGDHPIIAISPTSVEDSFWETIRAFNLSEKFRIPVVLLADGIIGHTREQIRIPDPEEVEIVYRKLPANEEESKYPFGDVHGDLVPPMPLFGNGYFTHVTGSTHKESGLRDVYTPEVHDRLVRRLHKKLEVHETEIQKWEEYYVEDADILLVSWGVSARPSLGAVIEARKKGMKVGLFVPKTVHPFPGRRIKELSKNVQTILVPEMNLGQMILEVQRFVREEVPVIGVNKIGGVPLTTEEILKEIESSAERSRHRSAD; encoded by the coding sequence ATGATATTTCGTGGAGATGAGCCCGAACAAATAGGGCTCTTGAAGAAGTTGTATCCGAAAGGTAATTACTTCATGCAGGGAGATGAAGCAATAGCATATGGGGCCCTTTTTGCAGGTTGTAGGTTCTATGCTGGTTATCCGATAACACCGGCGAGTGAGATCGCTGAGACAATGGCAAGAGAACTTCCGAAAGTTAGAGGTTATTATATCCAGATGGAGGATGAGATAGCGAGTATAGCGGCGGTTATAGGGGCCTCTTGGACGGGATTTAAGAGTATGACTGCTACTTCTGGTCCTGGGTTTAGTTTAATGCAAGAAAATCTTGGCTATGCCGTATTCACTGAAACCCCTTTAGTTTTAGTGGATGTCCAAAGAAGTGGCCCATCAACAGGCCAAGCCACTAAGGGGGCCCAGGGCGACTTTTTCCAAGCAAGATGGGGAACTCATGGTGATCATCCAATAATTGCGATTTCCCCAACAAGTGTGGAGGACAGCTTCTGGGAAACAATAAGAGCATTTAACTTGAGTGAGAAGTTTAGAATCCCTGTTGTTCTCCTTGCAGATGGAATAATTGGACATACGAGAGAGCAAATAAGGATCCCAGATCCAGAGGAGGTAGAAATAGTTTATAGGAAGCTTCCAGCTAATGAAGAAGAGTCTAAGTATCCTTTTGGAGATGTTCATGGAGACTTAGTTCCCCCAATGCCCCTCTTTGGAAATGGTTACTTTACTCATGTCACTGGTTCAACGCACAAAGAAAGCGGTCTTAGGGATGTTTATACTCCAGAGGTTCACGATCGCTTAGTACGAAGACTTCACAAGAAGTTGGAGGTTCATGAGACTGAGATTCAGAAGTGGGAGGAGTATTATGTCGAAGATGCAGACATTTTACTTGTGAGCTGGGGAGTTAGCGCAAGACCTTCTCTTGGGGCAGTGATAGAGGCTAGGAAAAAAGGAATGAAGGTGGGTCTGTTTGTTCCGAAGACCGTACATCCTTTCCCTGGAAGAAGAATTAAAGAGCTTTCTAAAAATGTACAGACAATTCTCGTGCCGGAGATGAATCTTGGACAGATGATTCTTGAAGTGCAACGTTTTGTGAGGGAGGAAGTGCCAGTTATAGGCGTGAACAAGATTGGTGGAGTTCCGCTAACAACAGAAGAAATTTTAAAAGAGATAGAAAGCTCAGCCGAGCGTTCTCGTCACCGTTCGGCGGATTAG
- a CDS encoding 2-oxoglutarate ferredoxin oxidoreductase subunit delta produces the protein MANVEVKKEGYLSIGKTEAVEISVDTFLCKGCGICLELCPRTVFEWSKELSEKGVHYPLPVNAEKCVKCKLCELLCPDFAIAVKW, from the coding sequence ATGGCAAATGTCGAAGTTAAAAAGGAAGGATATTTGTCTATTGGGAAAACGGAGGCAGTTGAGATAAGCGTGGACACTTTCCTATGCAAGGGGTGTGGTATCTGCCTAGAACTTTGCCCAAGAACGGTTTTTGAATGGAGCAAAGAACTTAGTGAAAAAGGCGTTCATTATCCCCTTCCCGTGAATGCAGAGAAGTGTGTGAAATGTAAACTTTGTGAACTCCTGTGTCCTGACTTTGCTATAGCTGTTAAGTGGTGA
- a CDS encoding archaeosine biosynthesis radical SAM protein RaSEA gives MTFWMSEDNVAGKKGNALYVILPTIGCYRYRIGEACYMCSYPAEAPKIPWSQEKLIQYFKKALKKIEGKKGPISVRIFTSGSFLDDGEVKPETRRKIFSVLAETENVEEIVVESRSELVRYETIKELVELIGDKYFEVAIGLETANDDVADVGINKGNTFEEFIKASKIIKKAGAHVKTYLLFKPIFLSESEAIRDLKESIRKAAPYTDTFSINITNIQKGTTYERLWEKGEYRTPWLWSVVDVLKWAKNTFPEKRILSDPVGAGSKRGPHNCGKCDKMVARVIREFSNTQDLKYLEEITHECMEEWEYIVTEGLMDWQLQLL, from the coding sequence ATGACATTTTGGATGAGTGAAGATAACGTTGCTGGGAAAAAAGGAAATGCTCTTTATGTTATCCTTCCGACTATTGGATGTTATCGATATAGAATTGGAGAAGCATGTTATATGTGTTCCTATCCTGCAGAGGCTCCAAAAATACCTTGGAGTCAAGAGAAACTTATTCAATATTTTAAAAAGGCTTTGAAAAAGATCGAAGGTAAAAAAGGCCCTATTTCAGTTAGAATATTCACTTCAGGAAGCTTTCTTGATGATGGAGAAGTTAAACCTGAAACGAGGAGGAAAATCTTCTCTGTGCTGGCAGAGACTGAAAATGTTGAGGAAATTGTTGTAGAAAGCCGTTCAGAATTAGTTAGGTATGAAACGATCAAGGAATTGGTCGAACTGATCGGGGATAAATATTTTGAGGTAGCCATAGGTTTGGAAACTGCAAATGATGATGTAGCTGATGTTGGCATAAATAAGGGGAATACCTTTGAAGAATTTATCAAGGCCAGTAAAATTATTAAAAAAGCAGGAGCTCATGTGAAGACTTATCTGCTCTTTAAACCTATTTTCTTAAGCGAAAGCGAGGCTATTAGGGATCTAAAGGAGAGCATAAGGAAAGCGGCCCCCTATACGGATACGTTTTCTATAAATATAACGAATATTCAAAAAGGCACGACATATGAAAGATTATGGGAGAAGGGGGAGTATAGAACTCCTTGGCTCTGGAGTGTTGTAGATGTTCTTAAGTGGGCCAAGAATACTTTTCCCGAAAAAAGGATTCTAAGCGATCCTGTTGGAGCAGGTTCAAAGAGGGGCCCTCACAACTGTGGTAAATGTGACAAGATGGTTGCAAGGGTTATTAGGGAGTTCTCAAATACTCAAGATTTGAAGTACCTCGAAGAAATCACGCATGAGTGTATGGAAGAATGGGAGTATATAGTGACTGAAGGACTTATGGATTGGCAGCTTCAACTCTTGTGA
- a CDS encoding DUF996 domain-containing protein translates to MGLTQAKTYGSVGAILSILGGNIPRIGNLISIIGFILILLAVKEISLVVNREDIFKDYLVAFILHLGAFFVFLIALISVIGITVLQGIFWNLAGKDLESLGQIIKGLLIGGILAWILFVLGSYYLKKSYESISIETEVGIFRTTGLLYFVGAILLIVFGIGALLIIIGKILEIVAYLSLPENIKKEMTVRGG, encoded by the coding sequence ATGGGGTTAACTCAAGCAAAAACTTATGGGAGTGTAGGAGCCATACTTTCGATTCTTGGCGGGAATATCCCAAGAATTGGGAATTTGATAAGCATAATAGGATTTATATTGATTTTATTGGCTGTAAAAGAGATTTCCCTCGTGGTTAATAGGGAAGACATATTCAAAGATTATTTAGTGGCATTTATACTCCACTTAGGAGCCTTTTTTGTGTTTCTGATTGCACTTATCTCGGTCATAGGGATCACAGTATTACAAGGAATATTTTGGAACTTAGCAGGAAAAGATCTGGAGAGCCTTGGACAAATTATTAAGGGTCTCTTAATAGGAGGAATACTAGCGTGGATTCTTTTTGTTCTTGGATCCTATTATCTCAAAAAGAGTTATGAGAGTATAAGCATTGAGACCGAAGTGGGGATATTCAGAACAACAGGACTCCTGTATTTTGTAGGGGCGATTTTATTGATCGTATTTGGAATAGGAGCATTATTGATTATCATCGGGAAAATACTCGAAATAGTAGCTTATCTCTCTCTACCCGAGAACATTAAAAAAGAGATGACGGTACGTGGAGGGTAA
- the surE gene encoding 5'/3'-nucleotidase SurE, giving the protein MVRILITNDDGIYSKGIKAAVEALQDLGEIYVVAPMFQRSASGRAMTLHRPLRAKRINIEGARIAYALDGMPVDCVVFAMARFGKFDLAISGINLGENMSTEITISGTASAAIEAATHDIPSIAISLEVNREKHKFGEGEEIDFSIAKFFLRKVAKAVLTQGMPKSVDMLNVNIPFGANKDTPIKLTRLAKRMYMPSVEERIDPKGNPYYWIVGTQCPKDILEPGTDMYAVKVERKVSVTPINLDMTAKVELEKIRTHLKL; this is encoded by the coding sequence ATGGTTAGAATCTTAATAACCAATGATGACGGGATCTATTCAAAAGGAATAAAAGCAGCCGTTGAGGCCCTTCAAGATCTTGGAGAGATTTACGTTGTGGCCCCAATGTTCCAGCGAAGTGCGAGTGGAAGGGCCATGACTCTCCACAGACCATTGAGAGCAAAAAGAATAAACATTGAAGGGGCAAGAATAGCTTACGCTCTGGATGGTATGCCTGTCGACTGTGTAGTCTTTGCTATGGCAAGATTTGGAAAATTTGACCTTGCAATTAGTGGAATAAACCTTGGAGAAAACATGAGTACCGAAATAACGATATCCGGAACAGCAAGTGCTGCTATAGAAGCGGCCACTCATGATATTCCAAGTATTGCAATAAGCTTAGAGGTTAACCGAGAAAAACATAAATTTGGTGAGGGTGAAGAAATAGACTTTTCTATTGCTAAGTTTTTCTTAAGAAAAGTCGCAAAAGCTGTTCTAACTCAAGGAATGCCCAAAAGTGTAGATATGCTTAACGTTAATATTCCATTTGGTGCAAACAAAGATACTCCAATAAAACTCACGCGACTTGCAAAAAGAATGTATATGCCATCAGTTGAAGAGAGAATAGATCCCAAAGGAAACCCATATTATTGGATAGTAGGAACCCAATGCCCCAAGGACATCTTAGAACCAGGAACAGATATGTATGCAGTGAAAGTTGAAAGAAAAGTTAGTGTGACACCAATAAATCTTGACATGACAGCAAAAGTTGAGTTGGAAAAAATTAGAACGCATTTGAAGCTTTAG